One stretch of Anolis carolinensis isolate JA03-04 chromosome 3, rAnoCar3.1.pri, whole genome shotgun sequence DNA includes these proteins:
- the LOC100566418 gene encoding snaclec coagulation factor IX-binding protein subunit A isoform X2 codes for MKSHIILLLCLEVLALPVFEGNELPETKDRDRRFLLGNIFGGNNPPTPPVNIKAPVLPGSSLIGPEYFCQGGCRDGWISYMGQCYIFVPNQMTWEQAEWTCQNQAKGGHLTSISSAEHNAFLVNLATYYGQRTAQFWTGGSQRRGSSLKWTDGSLANFIQRPLSSLLHVVGETINSILNIRICLKLNINIGGQGNWDGSDCKKKLPFICSYKPNLTPP; via the exons GCAATGAGCTTCCGGAAACCAAGGATCGTGACCGCCGGTTCTTGTTGGGAAACATTTTTGGTGGGAATAATCCCCCTACTCCTCCCGTGAATATCAAGGCCCCAGTTTTACCCGGCTCCTCCCTGATAGGGCCAGAATACTTTTGCCAAGGTGGTTGCCGTGATGGCTGGATAAGTTACATGGGCCAGTGCTACATCTTTGTTCCAAATCAGATGACATGGGAGCAAGCTGAG tgGACCTGCCAAAATCAAGCCAAAGGGGGACATCTGACCAGTATCTCAAGTGCAGAACACAATGCTTTCCTTGTAAACCTGGCTACTTATTACGGACAAAGAACAGCTCAGTTCTGGACAGGAGGAAGCCAACGAAGA GGATCTTCTCTAAAATGGACGGATGGCTCTCTGGCAAATTTCATTCAACGCCCGCTGAGCTCACTTCTTCATGTGGTCGGGGAAACAATTAACAGCATTCTGAATATTCGCATTTGCTTGAAGTTAAATATCAATATAGGAG GCCAGGGTAACTGGGATGGCTCGGACTGCAAAAAGAAATTACCCTTCATCTGCAGCTACAAACCCAATCTGACACCACCCTAA